The following coding sequences are from one Triticum dicoccoides isolate Atlit2015 ecotype Zavitan chromosome 4A, WEW_v2.0, whole genome shotgun sequence window:
- the LOC119287359 gene encoding probable LRR receptor-like serine/threonine-protein kinase At3g47570 has translation MCDRPRRLLAIVLVTSLLSFAAAASSSSNATDFETLLCLKLHLSSSPNSLLGSWVQNNSIPFCSWPGVTCNASRVVALDLENSSLDGRIPSCISNLTLLSRIHFPGNLLSSHIPAQLWQLSRLSYLNLSSNSLTGSIPNTLSSTSLQVIDLGNNKLSGDIPESFGTLRNLSVLRLARNSLTGSIPLSLGSSSSNSLVSVILANNSLTGPIPSALAHSSSLQVLNLVRNNLDGEIPPALFNSTSLQRLALGWNNFSGSIPAVVPNFNSPLQALILSVNTLAGTIPPTLGNFSSLRILLLAANSFKGSIPVSIAKIPNLQELDISYNILSGTVPVPIFNMSSVTYLSLAVNSFIGELPFDIGYTLPSIQTFILQQNKVGGKIPASLANATNFLSINLGANAFYGIIPSFGSLSNLEELILASNQLEAGDWSFLSSLANCTQLQVLSLGTNMMQGNLPSSVGSLANSLGALVLHANKMSGSIPPELGNLTNLSFLRMEQNQFAGDLPSTIGNLASLTYVDLSRNRLSGQIPSSIGKLRQMNNLFLQENYFSGPIPRTLGDCRRLITLNLSCNSLSESIPRELFFLDSLSAGLDLSHNQLSGQIPQEIGRLINIGPLNFSNNHLSGHIPTALGACIRLESLRLEGNLLDGRIPESFSNLRGIAEIDLSRNNLSGEVPNFFQSFNSLKHLNLSFNDLEGQMPQGGMFQNSSEVSVQGNSMLCSSSPMLQLPLCFASSRHRRTWRTLKITGISVAALALACLSCVVFILLKRRSKRSKQSDQPSYTEMKSFSYADLAKATNGFSPDNLVGSGAYGSVYKGVLESETNGMIAVKVFKLDQLGAPKSFVAECEAFRNTRHHNLVRVISACSTWDNKGNDFKALIIEFMANGTLESWIYSETRRPLSLGSRVTIAVDIAAALDYLHNSCVPPIVHCDLKPSNVLLDDAMGARLSDFGLAKFLQSHNSSSTITSTSLAGPRGSIGYIAPEYGIGNKISTAGDVYSYGIIILEMLTGKRPTDVLFKNGLSLQKFVGNAVPEKIREILDLIIVGDEVIGHGNHTMVGMLSCIMQLVQLGLSCSTETPKDRPTMPDVYAEVSAIKREYLALRVKE, from the exons ATGTGTGACAGACCAAGAAGGCTCCTAGCCATTGTTCTTGTAACCTCTCTTCTGAGCTTCGCTGCCGCTGCTTCTTCGTCATCCAACGCCACCGACTTCGAAACCCTCCTTTGCTTGAAGCTCCACCTCTCCAGCagccccaactccctccttggctcaTGGGTGCAGAACAACTCCATCCCTTTCTGCAGCTGGCCTGGTGTCACCTGCAACGCGTCTCGTGTCGTTGCGCTGGACCTCGAGAACTCCAGCCTCGATGGCCGGATACCGTCCTGCATCTCCAACCTCACCCTCCTCTCAAGAATCCACTTCCCGGGTAATCTGCTGAGCAGTCACATCCCAGCGCAGCTGTGGCAGCTGAGCAGGTTGAGCTACCTTAACCTCAGCTCCAACAGCCTTACTGGTTCCATCCCCAACACTCTGTCCTCCACATCTCTCCAGGTGATTGATCTTGGGAACAATAAGCTCAGTGGAGATATCCCAGAAAGCTTCGGGACGCTCCGCAATCTCTCTGTTTTACGCCTTGCTCGCAACAGCTTGACGGGCAGCATTCCGCTTTCACTTGGAAGCAGCAGCTCTAACTCTCTTGTTTCTGTCATCCTCGCAAACAATTCCCTCACAGGACCCATTCCGTCGGCCCTTGCTCACAGTTCATCTCTTCAGGTGTTGAACTTGGTAAGAAACAACCTCGACGGAGAGATACCTCCTGCTCTTTTCAACAGCACATCGCTTCAAAGATTAGCCCTTGGATGGAACAACTTTTCTGGGTCCATACCTGCGGTCGTTCCAAACTTCAATTCACCTTTACAAGCTCTTATATTGTCGGTGAATACTCTTGCAGGCACCATACCGCCGACTCTGGGTAATTTTTCTTCCCTTCGGATCCTTCTGCTTGCGGCCAACAGTTTCAAAGGCAGTATCCCAGTGAGTATAGCAAAAATCCCAAACTTGCAAGAACTAGATATTTCTTACAACATTCTGTCGGGGACTGTCCCAGTCCCCATATTCAACATGTCTTCAGTCACCTACCTTAGTTTAGCCGTCAACAGTTTTATTGGGGAACTTCCATTTGACATCGGATATACACTTCCAAGCATCCAAACATTCATATTGCAACAAAATAAGGTTGGAGGAAAAATCCCTGCATCGCTAGCCAACGCAACCAATTTCCTGTCCATTAACCTAGGGGCTAATGCATTCTATGGCATTATCCCTTCTTTTGGATCTCTTTCTAACCTAGAAGAGCTAATTCTGGCAAGTAATCAGCTAGAAGCTGGAGACTGGTCATTCCTCTCCTCGTTGGCAAATTGCACGCAGCTGCAGGTCTTGTCTTTGGGAACCAACATGATGCAAGGAAATCTGCCGAGTTCAGTTGGTAGTCTTGCAAATAGCCTAGGGGCTTTGGTTCTGCACGCAAATAAGATGTCTGGTAGCATACCACCAGAGCTAGGGAACCTCACAAACCTCTCATTTCTTAGAATGGAGCAGAATCAGTTTGCTGGCGATCTCCCCAGCACAATTGGAAACCTTGCAAGCTTGACATACGTGGACTTGTCACGGAACAGACTTTCCGGACAGATTCCAAGTTCGATAGGGAAACTCCGTCAAATGAACAACCTCTTCTTGCAAGAAAATTATTTCAGTGGGCCCATTCCTAGGACGCTAGGTGATTGCCGAAGGTTGATCACTCTCAACCTTTCATGTAACTCCTTGAGCGAAAGCATACCAAGAGAGCTCTTCTTTCTTGACTCGTTATCAGCAGGTTTAGATTTGTCCCACAACCAGCTTTCTGGGCAGATTCCACAGGAGATTGGTAGGTTGATTAATATAGGGCCACTGAATTTTTCCAACAACCATCTTTCCGGGCATATTCCAACTGCTCTAGGTGCTTGTATTCGCCTGGAGTCCCTTCGCTTAGAGGGCAACTTACTTGATGGCAGAATTCCTGAGTCTTTCTCCAATTTGAGAGGCATTGCCGAAATTGATCTCTCTCGAAACAACTTGAGCGGTGAAGTCCCAAACTTTTTCCAGTCCTTCAATTCTCTGAAGCATCTCAACTTGTCCTTCAACGACCTCGAGGGTCAAATGCCACAAGGGGGGATGTTTCAAAATTCTAGTGAGGTGTCTGTCCAAGGGAACAGTATGTTATGTTCTAGTTCCCCAATGCTACAGCTGCCACTTTGCTTTGCATCATCCAGACACCGGCGCACTTGGCGAACTCTAAAGATAACTGGGATCAGTGTGGCGGCTCTTGCTTTGGCCTGTTTGTCATGCGTAGTATTTATTCTCTtgaagaggaggagtaagagatctAAACAGTCAGATCAACCATCATACACTGAGATGAAGAGCTTCTCATATGCTGATCTAGCCAAAGCGACAAATGGTTTCTCTCCAGACAATTTGGTTGGCTCAGGGGCTTACGGATCCGTATACAAGGGTGTACTTGAGTCTGAAACAAATGGAATGATTGCTGTCAAAGTTTTCAAGCTTGACCAACTTGGAGCACCAAAAAGCTTTGTTGCCGAGTGTGAGGCCTTCAGAAACACTCGTCATCATAATCTTGTAAGGGTGATTTCTGCATGCTCAACATGGGACAACAAAGGGAATGATTTCAAGGCTCTTATTATTGAATTTATGGCTAACGGCACCCTAGAGAGCTGGATTTATTCAGAAACAAGAAGACCGTTGAGTTTGGGCTCCAGAGTAACAATAGCAGTGGACATAGCTGCTGCATTGGATTATTTACATAACAGTTGCGTGCCCCCTATAGTCCACTGTGATTTGAAGCCTAGCAATGTGCTACTAGATGATGCCATGGGTGCCCGTCTCAGTGACTTTGGGTTAGCTAAGTTCCTTCAAAGTCATAACTCTTCCAGTACTATTACTTCTACGAGCTTAGCAGGACCAAGAGGATCAATTGGGTACATTGCACCAG AGTATGGCATCGGGAACAAGATCTCAACGGCGGGTGATGTGTATAGCTATGGAATTATCATCCTAGAAATGCTCACAGGGAAACGCCCAACAGATGTGTTGTTCAAGAATGGCCTGAGCCTTCAGAAATTTGTGGGAAATGCAGTCCCCGAAAAGATCCGTGAGATACTTGATCTTATTATCGTCGGAGACGAAGTTATTGGCCATGGAAACCATACAATGGTGGGGATGCTGAGCTGCATTATGCAGCTTGTTCAGCTTGGTCTCTCATGCTCCACGGAGACACCAAAAGATCGACCGACGATGCCGGACGTCTACGCAGAAGTCTCCGCAATCAAACGAGAATATTTAGCATTGCGCGTCAAGGAATAG